AAGGTCGTATCGATCACCTTCATCATTACCGTCCTGATGTGGCTGTTCGACCGATATACCGGGGTCGACGCCAATACGGTCGCGATGATTCCGATGGGCGTCTTTGCCGTCACCGGAGTCATTACGAAGCGAGATCTACAGTCGATCAATTGGAGTGTGATTTGGATGGTAGCAGGCGGATTTGCTCTCGGCCTCGGGTTGAACGGCTCTGGCCTAGCCGGTGCCGTCATTCGGTCGATCCCGTTCGGAGGATGGTCACCCATGCTGATCCTTATCATATCGGGCGCGATCTGCTACATCCTCTCCAACTTCATCTCTAACACAGCTACGGCGGCGCTGCTTGTGCCCATTCTTGTCGTAGCCTGCACGGGAATGGGAGACGCTCTGAAACAGATCGGCGGAACGTCGACAGTCATCATCGGTATAGCCCTCTCTGCATCCAGTGCCATGTGCCTACCGATATCGACCCCTCCGAACGCCATAGCCCATTCTACAGGACTGGTCGAACAGAAGGATATGCTCAAGATCGGACTGATCGTTGGCATGGTCTCTTTAATACTCGGCTATCTGCTCTTGTTCTTTGTGGGGAAAACGGGGCTGATCGGAGGATAACAAACGTGAGTTCGGCGTAAGAATGAGGTCTCTTATCTTATCTCTGGAGCATGTCTTTGATTGAGCGCTGTAACGGCCAAAGTGCTTCTGGAAACGCTTGCAACACTGTTGCAAGTCTCACGAAAAACTTTTTGGCGTTTGCAGCAATGCTGCAAATGCCTCGAAAAACTTTTTGGAGTTTGCAGGAACGCTGCAAGTGTCCCGAAAAACTTTTTGGAGTTTGCAGAAACGCTGCAAGTGCCTCGAAAAACTTTTTGGAGTTTGCAGGAACGCTGCAAGTGCCTCGAAAAACTTTTCGGCGTTTGCAGGAATGCTGCAAGTGCCTCGAAAAACTTTTCGGAGTTTGCAGAAATGCTGCAAGTGCCCCGAAAAACTTTTTGGCGTTTGCAGGAATGCTGCAAGCATTTCCAGAAATGTTTTAGCCCATCGCGAGTCATCCGTAGAACCTCTCTGCTGGCTTTGTTCTTACGTCAAACTCACGCTAACAAGAAGCTGTTTCGAATTTATTGAATGATTATTCTGAGGAGCTGCCGAAATCGATTCGAGACAGCTTCTAAATCCCATCCCCCCATCTATGTTTCACCAACTTAACGTCCGCTTCATCATCAAGTTCTTGGGCACGATGCACATGCTCGAGAGCCTCTTTATGCTCTCCGCCGTAGCCGTCTCCTTCTGGTATCACGACAGCGACCTCATCCCGCTCGCTATCTCCTGCGCCATCATGTTCTCTGCCGGACTCGCCATGTATATCACCGGTCGCCACGCCAACGACTATCGCTCCGGCCGCCGCGAAGGCATGATCAGCGTCACCCTGACGTGGATCTTCCTCTCCTTCTTTGGTATGCTACCTTACCTCATCAGCGGCTACATCCCGAACGTCACCGACGCCTTTTTCGAGACCATCTCCGGCTTCACCACCACCGGTGCCACCATCCTGGACGACATCGAGCGGCTGCCTCACGGACTGCTCTTCTGGCGAAGCCTCACCCAGTGGCAGGGTGGCATTGGCATGATTGTCTTCACTGTCGCCCTATTACCCATGTTCGGTGGTGCCGCCTCCCAGCTATTCGACGCCGAAACGCCCGGTATCACCCACGATCGCTTCCGCCCGCGCATCACCCAGGTAGCCAAGCGCATCTTCGGACTCTACGTCCTCATCACTCTGGCCTTCCTTCTCCTCCTTTGGATCGGCCCCATGAACCTATTCGATGCCCTCAACCACGCCATGACCACCGTAGCCACCGGCGGCTATTCCACCAAAAACAATGGCCTCGCCTACTGGCACTCCGCCTACACGGAGTATATCGTCATCCTGGGCATGTTCATCGGCGCCACCAACTTCACGCTGCTCTACTTCGCCCTCCGCGGACACAGCCAAAAGCTCTTTCACGACCACGAATTCCGCTGGTTCTGCATCGTCATCGCCACCACCACCATAGTGACCACCGCGTGGATCCTGCTGCGTCACAACGAGACCAACCCCGAGCTGGCCTTCCGCCACGCCCTCTTTCACAGCACCGCCCTCGTCTCTAACACCGGCTTACTGACCGTCAACTATTCCTCCTGGGGCTCCTTCTTTGCCGTCATCGCCCTCTTCGTCATCATCGTGGCCGGGTGCGCTGGCTCCACCAGTGGCGGACTCAAGATGGGTCGCTTCATGATCCTCGTCAAGGACCTGCTCAACGAGTTCAAACGCCAAACGCATCCCCACGCCGTTCTGCCCCTGCGGGCGGGCGGGCAAGTCATCCCCGAGCATGTCGTCCAGCGCGTCTACACCTTCGCCATCATCTACGTCGGCCTCATCCTTTTCGGCTGTACCGTCCTCACCTTCGAGGGCATCGACCTCGGTGACGCCCTCGGCTTGGCCGCCACCTCCATCAGCAACGCCGGCCCCGGCATCGGCCACTTTGCGGACGGCAACTTCTCCACCATCTCCTCCTTCAACAAGTGGATCCTCTCCTTCCTAATGATCGTCGGCCGATTAGAGATCTTCACCGTCCTCACCCCCCTTCTACCCGGCTTCTGGCGACGGTAAAACGCTTATTCGTCCAATAGATCTCGCTCGAGCTGCTTCCTCAAAAAAACGCTCTCACTGATCCTAAGAAGCTGTTTGGGATTTATTTCGGGGGGAATAACGTTCCGAGGTGGTCGTAATACGTTCGGAACGTGGTTAAATATCCCTCGGAACGATATTAAATAACGCGAGTTCGACCTAAGCAACCGGCAGGAAAGAGGGATGTACAAACTCCTCGGCGGTGTTGATGGAGGGCTTTTTGTCGAAAAAGGAGAAAGCAGCCAAAGCCGATAACAGATTGATGATGAAGTTCGAGAAGCATCGATGACGAGTATGTTCTATCTGACAGATATTCTTCAGTTGATCATTAACTGTCTTGATCAGAGATCTTTTCCGGAGCACAATCTTGTCATGTTGGAACATCAAGGTATTCTTCACAGACCCTTTTTCAGACGCGTGATGAGGTGGACTCCGTCAATGAAGAGCTGTTCGAAGAGGTCTTTCGAGATATAGCCCCTGTCTCCGAAGAGCTTCCCGAAGATCCGTTTGTGGAAGTCCATGTGTTTCAAGGGGGGTCTGTCGTCTACATTGCCCGGAGTCAGAAGAAAACCCGAGCAGTTCCCCCTTGTCATTAATGATCAAGTGGAGTTTGAATCCATAGAACCACCCCAGCGTACTTTTCCCTTTCCGGGCAAATTCCTTGAAGGTTTTATGCTGCTTTTCTCTTTTGATATGGCAGCTTCGGATGGGAGTAGAATCGATAAAAGATATGCCGGCACATTGCCCCAAAGCCTTCATTTTTAGGAAGACAGCAAGCGGGATACAGACTTTTCGCTCTAACTCTACAAATCGGTTGTAGGACACGGTATGGGGGAAATCAGACTTCATGTGTGATCGGACGAAGAGATAAAAATGCTTCAGATCCCGAAAAGAGGAGAAGTGGAAAAGGATGAGAATCGTCATCACCTCACTACCGGACATAGTGAATTTGCGGTTCCTCCTTTTCTTTGGGGCCCCTTCTTCCAAGGAATGACTTTTGATTACGGCGTCGTATTCTTTCAAGAATTCGTCGACAAGATAGTAGATCTCTACCGTTTTATTGGTGGAAATCATTGTTGGATTTGCTCTTTGTTTTCAACGCATTAAAGATACAAACCTCACTCTTGACTCCCACCTCTTTTTGCCCCTTTTCTTAGGTCGAACTCACGTTATATTTACTACAACAAGAACACCAATACTTATTCATGTAGAGAAATTGTGCAAGGGCCAGTCACTCAAGGATGTAGAGGGACAAATGCAAATGTTAGCTTAGGGAAAGTCATTGATAATACGACAGTCTGTGCTTTTTTTCATTGCCATACGACTTTGCAGTATTGCCCTAAAGAAACAAAGAGAAGGACAGGCCGTCTTCTGCTGATAAAAGTTTTGCTAGTAAAAATAAGTCACCCAGTGTATTATATGATTATGCCAAGCGAGAAAGAGGGGGAGATAGGAAAG
The sequence above is drawn from the Tannerella serpentiformis genome and encodes:
- a CDS encoding TrkH family potassium uptake protein; this translates as MFHQLNVRFIIKFLGTMHMLESLFMLSAVAVSFWYHDSDLIPLAISCAIMFSAGLAMYITGRHANDYRSGRREGMISVTLTWIFLSFFGMLPYLISGYIPNVTDAFFETISGFTTTGATILDDIERLPHGLLFWRSLTQWQGGIGMIVFTVALLPMFGGAASQLFDAETPGITHDRFRPRITQVAKRIFGLYVLITLAFLLLLWIGPMNLFDALNHAMTTVATGGYSTKNNGLAYWHSAYTEYIVILGMFIGATNFTLLYFALRGHSQKLFHDHEFRWFCIVIATTTIVTTAWILLRHNETNPELAFRHALFHSTALVSNTGLLTVNYSSWGSFFAVIALFVIIVAGCAGSTSGGLKMGRFMILVKDLLNEFKRQTHPHAVLPLRAGGQVIPEHVVQRVYTFAIIYVGLILFGCTVLTFEGIDLGDALGLAATSISNAGPGIGHFADGNFSTISSFNKWILSFLMIVGRLEIFTVLTPLLPGFWRR
- a CDS encoding transposase → MFQHDKIVLRKRSLIKTVNDQLKNICQIEHTRHRCFSNFIINLLSALAAFSFFDKKPSINTAEEFVHPSFLPVA
- a CDS encoding transposase; translated protein: MDFHKRIFGKLFGDRGYISKDLFEQLFIDGVHLITRLKKGL